The following are encoded together in the Hydrogenoanaerobacterium saccharovorans genome:
- a CDS encoding PfkB family carbohydrate kinase: protein MKMIAVGDNVTDCYIDQNRYYPGGNAVNVAVNCKRNGFDEVAYIGVFGNDENALHIKWALDQEHVSYTRCRTVLAPSGKPGVQLNAEGDRVFIAGEKNTAQHIVRLRLTPDDLAYIQGFDICHTSCFSSIEPELSKMNQHCQISFDFSENTKHEYLNTVCPFIRFAFFSGSHMSNEQAYELMDTCHRLGTEIVGITQGKKGAIFSCNGKRFFQGIKNTHVVDTMGAGDSFIAGFLTRFVQSGNMDEALDFAAECAAKTCTFYGGFGYPHPMKI from the coding sequence ATGAAAATGATTGCGGTTGGAGACAACGTAACAGATTGCTATATTGACCAAAATAGGTATTATCCTGGCGGCAACGCAGTGAATGTTGCAGTAAACTGCAAACGCAACGGGTTTGACGAAGTTGCTTACATCGGCGTGTTTGGCAATGATGAAAACGCCTTGCATATAAAATGGGCTCTTGACCAAGAGCATGTGAGTTATACGCGGTGCAGAACAGTATTGGCACCCAGCGGCAAACCGGGAGTTCAGTTGAATGCAGAAGGCGACCGTGTTTTTATTGCAGGCGAAAAAAATACGGCACAGCACATTGTTCGCCTGCGGCTAACCCCGGATGACCTTGCTTATATACAAGGGTTTGACATCTGCCATACAAGCTGCTTTTCCAGTATCGAGCCGGAACTTTCAAAAATGAACCAACATTGCCAAATATCATTTGATTTTTCTGAAAATACGAAGCATGAATATTTGAATACGGTCTGCCCTTTTATTCGTTTTGCGTTCTTTTCGGGCTCTCATATGAGCAACGAGCAGGCATACGAATTAATGGATACTTGCCACAGATTGGGCACTGAAATTGTGGGAATTACTCAGGGCAAAAAAGGGGCAATATTCTCTTGTAACGGTAAACGCTTTTTTCAGGGCATTAAAAACACCCATGTGGTGGACACTATGGGTGCAGGCGACAGCTTTATTGCGGGTTTTCTTACCAGATTTGTTCAAAGCGGCAATATGGACGAAGCACTGGATTTTGCAGCAGAATGTGCAGCAAAAACCTGTACATTTTACGGCGGTTTCGGGTATCCTCATCCCATGAAAATTTGA
- a CDS encoding GntR family transcriptional regulator, protein MLKPNHATPLYEQLMIAIRNDILSGVYTLGEKMPNETELGEHYGVSRITVRRAVEELEKEGMLERKQGKGTFIKHSKIENKMDSILGFTDTLTRMGRKAGRVIHSKKIVPAEEWIANLLQIKLGSPIIELKRTMYDENQPVLYDECYYPCERFPGMLDKIKEDVSTYHLMKEVYGVPLPRAQKRFNVEIADVTICNYLNCSPGDPLFSILKLTFDDKDIPVQISKSLVLASRATYVLDVDERKKSSALHLKTRDTNYNK, encoded by the coding sequence ATGTTAAAGCCAAACCATGCAACTCCTCTTTACGAACAATTAATGATTGCTATCAGAAATGATATCCTAAGCGGAGTGTATACTCTTGGTGAAAAAATGCCAAACGAAACCGAACTGGGCGAACACTACGGTGTAAGCCGCATTACCGTTCGCCGTGCTGTGGAAGAACTGGAAAAAGAGGGTATGCTGGAGCGCAAGCAAGGAAAAGGAACTTTTATAAAACACAGTAAAATTGAAAATAAAATGGATTCGATTTTGGGATTTACCGATACATTAACCCGTATGGGGCGAAAAGCAGGCAGAGTGATACACTCGAAAAAGATTGTTCCCGCCGAAGAATGGATTGCAAATTTGCTGCAGATTAAATTAGGTTCGCCCATTATAGAGCTGAAGCGCACCATGTACGACGAAAACCAGCCTGTTTTATATGATGAATGCTATTATCCGTGTGAGCGTTTTCCGGGAATGCTCGATAAAATAAAAGAAGATGTTTCCACTTACCATTTGATGAAAGAAGTTTACGGTGTGCCCCTGCCCCGTGCCCAAAAAAGGTTTAACGTAGAAATAGCCGATGTGACTATTTGCAACTATTTAAATTGTTCCCCCGGTGACCCGCTGTTTTCTATCCTCAAACTCACTTTTGATGATAAAGATATTCCGGTTCAAATCTCGAAGAGTTTGGTTCTTGCAAGCAGGGCAACGTATGTTTTGGATGTTGATGAACGCAAAAAGTCATCGGCACTACATTTGAAAACAAGAGATACAAATTACAATAAGTAA